The window TTCGGAGGTCGGTCGCAACCCTCCACGGCGCCGTCATGGGCCGCGGAGGCAGGAGATCAGGCGAGGAAGGCCGCCAGATCCGCGTTGAAGCGGTCGCGCTCGGTGTAGGTCAGGGCGTGCGGCGCGCCGTCATACTCGATGTAGGTCGCCGAGGGCACGAGCTTCGCGGCCTCCTGCCCTGAGATCTTCGCCGGCACGGTCTCATCGCCGGAGCCGTGGATGATCAGCGTGGGGACGGTGAAGGTCGCCATGTCGGCGCGGAAATCGGTCTCCGAGAAGGCGCGCACGCAATCGATGGTGGCCTTAGGCGACGCCTGGAGCGCGAGCCCCTGCGCCCACTGCAGGATGTCCGACGACACCGAGAAGTTGAGCAGTCCTGCGCCGAAGAACTGCTTGCCGAAGCCCGCGAGGAAGTGCGGCCGGTCCTTCTTCAGGTCGTCGACGAAGCCGTCGAACAGCGACTTGTCGGCGCCGTTGGGGTGCTCGTCGGTCTTGAGCATAAAGGGCGTCACCGCCGCCACAAGAGCGACCTTGGAGATGCGGTCCGCGCCATAGCGCGCGAGGTAGCGCGCGATTTCGCCGCCGCCCATGGAAAAGCCGACCAGGGCGGCGTCGTTCAGGTCCAGTCCGTCAAGCAGCGCCTTCAGGTCGGCCGCGAAGGTATCGTAGTCGTAGCCGCTCCACGGCTGGTCCGACCGGCCGAATCCGCGGCGGTCATAGGCGATGACGCGGAACCCGTTTTCCGCGAGGAAGGACGCGTTGTACTCCCACATGTCAGCGTTCAGCGGCCAACCGTGTATCAGCACGATCGGCTTGCCGACGCCCCAGTCGTTGTAGAAAAGGCGGACTTTGTCGAGGGTCTCGATGTAAGGCATGCACTCTCCTTTGAGTTGTGGGCTCAACGGGAGAAGCCGCCAGTGGTTCCTTGCGGCGCCGCGGGTGCGCTTTGCTCGACGCCAGGACGTCAGGCTCGGCGCAGGCGATGCATCCGCAACGGCTGGCGCAGGGTCGCGCCAAGAGCCGTGGGCTCCGAAAGCTCAGCGAACAGCCGCTCGACCTCGCCGCGGGCCGCGGGCAGGGCGCTTCGGCGGGCCGGATCGACCGCGACCAGACGCTCCAGGAACTGCTCGACGTCGCGAAACGGCTCCACGCGCTCGAACTCCTCAACGGATTCCAAGACCAGCGGCCCGCCGTCGGCGCTGGCTTCGTCCAGCGCCGCCTGCGCGGCGGCGCGGATCGCGGTCTCGTCCTCCAGCGGCCGCATGGCGTCGAAGAACGTGCCTTCGGCGAGCGGCTCCACGATCACGATCGGCGCGTCTGGCGTGGCGACGCGGGCGATCTCGGCGAGCGCGGCGGCGAGGCTCTCGCGCGGCACGTGGTGCAGGCTGTTCAGCATCACCACGCCGTCGAAGCTGGCGTCGGGGAACGGCAGAGCTTCGGCGCCCGCCTGTTCGACGCGCAGGTCGGGCGCCGCCTGGCGCGCGGCGGCGACAGCGGCGCCATCAGGATCGACGGCGATCATACGCGCGCCCTGACGGGCAAGCGCCGCGGACAGCCTGCCGTGTCCGCAACCGACGTCGAGGATCCCGCGCCCCGCGACGGGACCAAGCGCGGCGAGGATTTCCGCCGCCGTGTCAGCCGCGCGGCGCGCCACCAGTCAGGCCTCGGCTGGCGCAAGCGCCGCCGCGACTTCCGCCCGGATGGCGGCGGTGTGCTCGCCGAGCTCCGGCGGGCGCGCGCAGGTGGTGGCGGCGGTGAGCGGGGAGGTCGGGAGGTCGAAGGTCTCGCCCGAGGCCAAGGTCGCCGTCATCCGGGTAAGGGCGGGATGGGCGGCCATGTCCCGCACGTCGGAGACCTTGGCCCAGGCGAGCTGGTGCGCCTCAAGACACTCGATCATCGCGGCGCGGGTGGCGGGGCCGAAGGTCTCCTGGATGATGGCGGCCAGCGCGTCGCGGTTCTCGACCCGCAGGGGATTGTCGGCGAAACGCGGATCGGCCACGAGGTCGGGCCGGCCCAGCGCACCTTCGCAGAAGCGGACCCATTCCGCCGGGCTCTGCACCACGATGACGACGCCGCCGTCCACGCAGTCGGCCACGTGATAGGGGAAGATCGACGCGTGGCTGAGGCCGGTGCGCGGCGTGATGCGGCCCTGGTGCTCGTAGTGCAGAAACGGCACCGCCATCCATTCGGCCATGGAGTCGAACATCGCGATCTCGATCGCTTTGCCGCGGCCGGTGCGCTCGCGTTCGTAGAGCGCTTGGAGCACCGCGGCGTGGGCGTTCATCCCTGTGCCGATGTCCGCGATGGAGACGCCGACCTTCACCGCCTCTTCCGGCGTTCCGGTGACGCTGCAGATGCCGCTCTCGGCCTGCACCAGCATGTCGTAGGCGCGCAGGCCCCGCGCCGGCGTCGATTGGCGGTAGCCCACGATATCGAGCGCGATCAGGCGGGGATGGCGCGCGACGAGATCCTTGGCGCCGAGGCCCAGCCGCACGCTCGCGCCCGGCGCAAGGTTCTGCACGAACACGTCGGCCTTCGCGACCAGCGCATGGGCCAGCGCGAGGTCGTCCGTGGACTTCAGGTCGAGCGCGGCGCTCTCCTTGCCGCGGTTGAGCCAGGCGAAATACGCGCTGATCCCCTTCACGCTGCGGTCGTAGTGCCGCGCCGTGTCGCCCTCGATCCGCTCCAGCTTGATCACCCGCGCCCCAGCGTCGGCGAGCCGCATCGTGCACGTCGGAGCGGCCACCGCCTGCTCGAGCGCGACGACGAGCAGGCCTTCGAGCGGACGGGTCATGGAATGAGCCTTCAGTAGGAGCGCGGAAGGCCGAGGACGTGCTCGGCGATGTAAGACAGCACGAGGTTCGTCGAGATAGGCGCCACTTGGTAGAGGCGCGTCTCCCGGAACTTGCGTTCCACGTCGTACTCCTCGGCGAAGGCGAAGCCGCCATGGGTCTGGACGCAGGCGTTCGCGGCCTCCCAGGAGGCGTCGGCGGCCAGCATCTTCGCCATGTTCGCCTCGGGCCCGCAATCCAGCCCGGCTTCGAACTTTTCGGCGGCCTCGCGCACCATCAGCTCGGCCGCGCGCATGGCGGCGTAGGCCTTGGCGATCGGGAATTGGACGCCCTGGTTCTGGCCGATCGGCCGTCCGAACACGCTGCGCTCGCGGGCGTAGGCCGTCGCCTTCTGAATGAACCACTTGGCGTCGCCGACGCATTCGGAGGCGATCAGGATGCGCTCGGCGTTCATGCCGGAGAGAATGTAGCGGAAACCCTTGCCCTCCTCGCCGACGAGGTTCTCGGCCGGCACGCGGACGTCGTCGAAGAACACCTCGGTGGTGGCGTGGTTCATCATCGTCCGGATCGGCCGGATGGTCATGCCGGTTTTCAAAGCTTCCGCCATGTCCACCACGAACACCGACAGCCCGTCGGTGCGCTTCGCCGCCTGCTCCTTCGGCGTGGTGCGCGCGAGCAGCAGCATCAGGTCGGAGTGCTCGGCGCGGCTGGTCCAGATCTTCTGTCCGTTGACGACGTAGTGGTCGCCGTCGCGGCGGGCGAAGGTCTTGATCGAGGAGGTGTCGGTGCCGCTGGTCGGCTCCGTCACGCCGAACGCCTGCAGGCGAAGCGCGCCGGAGGCGATCGCGGGCAGGTACCTGGCCTTCTGCGCGTCGCTCCCGTGCCGAAGCAGCGCGCCCATGATGTACATCTGGGCGTGGCAGGCCGCGCCGTTGCAGCCCTGGAGCTGGATCTCCTCCAGCACGGCGGCGGCGGCCGATAGCGGCAGCCCGACGCCGCCGTACTGCTCCGGAATGAGCACGGAGAGATAGCCCGCCGCGGTCAGCGCCTCGACGAACGCGGAGGGGTAGGTCATCTCGCGATCGAGGTCGCGCCAATACGCGCCCGGAAACTGCGCGCAGAGCTTGGCGACGCTCTCGCGGATCTCCGCATAGGTCTCGCGCGCGGCTGTCGTCATGGCATGTGGCTCCCTGATGCCGGGAAGCGTTAGCGGCGCGGAGCCGTGCCCACAAATAGCAATCGTGGCTTTGAGGTATCGCCTTCTGATCTAGCTCGCGTCACGCTCTATCCGGCGCGAGCTTGTGGCCGAGCCAGACGCCGCGTCCGACGAGGTCGGCTGCGATCTCCATGAAGGCGTCGCCGACGAAGCGGGCGGCGGGGCTGACGGGACGGTCCGCGGGAAACGCCAGCACGACGCGGCGGGTGGGGGCGGGATCCACGAGCGGCGCGGCGGATAGCTCGCCGCGCTCGACCTGCGCGTAGATCGGCGCAAGCGGGAGGATGGTGGGGCCGAAGCCGCCGCGCACCAGCGCGATCATGCCGCCGAACGAGTCCGCCTCGACGCTGGCCGTGAGCACGATCCCGGCCTTGCGCGCGCAGTCTTCGACGATGGCCCGCAGGCCGTGGCGCGGGCTCGGCAGCACCAGGTCGCGCCCGGCGAGGCTCGCGAAGGCGACCGCTTCGCTCCGGTCCAGCCCTTCCGCGCCTGCGCCGACCAGCAGCAGGCTTTCGGTCATCACCGGGCGGATGCGCAGCGAGCGCATGGGCTGCGGATCGTAGGAGATGCCGATGTCGACCTCTCCGCGCTGCAGCCAATCCAGCACATGCCCGGAGAAGGCGGACGCGAAGCGGATGGCGAGCTGGGGATGCTCGCGTTTCACTCGGGTCGCGAGGGGAACCGTCGCGATCTCGGCGACCGTGGATGTCATGCCGATCGTGACCGCGCCGCGGTAGGACGAGCCGCCTCCCGAGGTCGTGGCGCGGATGGCGTCGAGTTCGGCCATGATGCGGGTGGCGTGGGCCAGCACGTCGCGCCCGACGTCGGTGATCTGCATGCCGCGGCCGTGGCGTTCGAACAGCGGCTGGCCGATCTCCTGCTCCAGCATGCGGATCTGGCGGCTGAGCGCGGGTTGGGCGATGCGCAGCCGGTCGGCGGCCTTGCTCAGGCTGCCGAGCTCGGCCACGTGGATCAACGTCTTGAGCTGATGGACGTCCATGCCTCGAGACCTATCGCCGAATGCTAAAGCTGAGTTCGCGATATAACATTTCTCGATGGTCGCGCCCTCCGCTACCTCTTGAGATCGAGGCGCCGCTCGACCGGCGTCCGTGACAGGTCCGAAACAGGACCGATGGGAGGATGGGAATGGTCTTCAGGCGCCTCGCCGCTGCGGCGGCCCTCGCTTTCGTTTCGACAGTCGCGCCGGTGTCGGCGCAGGATTTCCCCAAGGGCCCCGTCACGATGCTGGTGCCGTTCGCAGCGGGCGGACCTACTGACGTGGTCGCTCGGCTCGTCGCGCGGGTGATGGAGAAGGAGCTCGGACAGCCGGTGCTGGTCGAAAACGCGACGGGGGCCGGCGGCACGCTGGCGTCCGGCCGGCTCGCCCGCGCGACGCCCGACGGGCAGACGATCCTCCTGCACCACATGGGCATCACCACCAGCGCCACGCTTTACCGCAAGCTCGCCTACGACCCTAAGACCTCCTTCGGCTTCGTCGGCCAAGTCACGACCGTGCCGATGCTGCTGGTGAGCCGGCCGAACTTCGAGCCCGCCGACTTCAAGGCGCTGCTCGCCTACATCAAGGACAACAAGGACAAGGTCTCGCTCGCGAACGCGGGCCCCGGCGCCGTCAGCCACATCTGCGGCATGCTGTTCATGCAGCTGACGGGCGTGAAGCTGACGACCGTGCCCTACAAGGGGACCGGCCCGGCGATGACCGACACCATGGGCGGCCAGGTCGACCTGCTGTGCGACCAGACCACCGGCGCGACCGGGCCTGTGAAGACCCACAAGGTGAAGGCCTACGCCACCGCGACCGCCGAGCGCATCCCCGTGCTGCCGGACGTGCCGACCGCCGCCGAACTCGGCCTGAAGGGCTTCGAGGTCGGCGTCTGGCACGGCATGTACGTGCCCGCCGGCACGCCCGCGCCGGTGGTCGACAAGCTCAACGCGGCTCTGAAGGCCGCGCTCCACGATCCGGAGACCGTGAGGCGCTTCGCCGAACTCGGCACGGCGCCGGTGTCCGACGCGGAAGCGACGCCCGAGGGGCTGAAGGCGAAGTATTTCGCCGAGATCGATCGCTGGGCGCCGATCATCAGGGCCGCCGGCGAATACGCCGACTGACCGTCCTTGCCAGGCGGCCCGCGCCCTATCGCGGCGCGGGCGCGACACCCGGAGAGCCGCCCCCCATGACCGACAGCCTTCCCGCCTACAAGATCGTCGGCGAGCGCCGCTTCCGCGAGACCTCCGGTCTCTACTTCGAGGATTTCGAACCGGGCGACATCTACGAGCATCGGCCCGGCCGGACCTTGCTCGACGTGGACAACGTGTGGTTCACGCTGCTGACCATGAACACGCAGCAGGTCCACTTCGACGCCGCCTACGCCGACAAGACCGAGTGGAGGAAGCTGCTGGTCGACTCCACCTTCACGCTGGCGCTGCTCACCGGCATGAGCGTGCGCACGGTGAGCGCGAAGGTGGTCGCCAATCTCGGCTGGGACAAGGTCAAGGCGACGGCGCCGGTGTTCGCCGGCGACACGCTCTACGCCGAAAGCACGGTGCTCTCAAAACGCGAATCCAAAAGCCGGCCGCATCAGGGCATCGTGACGGTGCTCACCCGCGGCGTGAACCAGGACGGCGCGGAGGTGATGAGCTTCGAGCGGACCATGCTGGTCTACCGCCGCGGCCAGTCGCCGGAAGAGGCCGCGAACTACTGAAGCTTCCGCCTTGCAAGGTTGTCCGAGCTAGGGAGCTTGGATGGAGATCGATCGGGTTTCGTCAGGCGCGGCCGCGCTCAAGCAAACTTTCTTCGAGGCAGGGCGTTGGGGTGATCCGGGGGCGATCAACCGGAGACTTGCATGAGCGACCTGACGATCACCGACCTCGCGGAAAAGATGCGCGACATCGATTTCGCGATGCTCTTCACCACGACCGACAACGGCGCGCTTGCAGGCCGTCCGATGAGCAACAACCGCGACGTCGACTACGCCGGCGACTCTTTCTACTTCACCTTCGAACAGTCGCGGACGGTGTCCGACGTGGAGCGCGATCCGAAGGTCTCGCTGTCGTTCCAAGGGTCCAAAGGGCTTTTGGGCAAGCCGCCCCTCTTCGTCTCCGTGCAAGGCGTCGCCGAGCTGATCCGGGACAAGAGCGCGTTCGAAGCGCATTGGACCAAGGATCTTGATCGCTGGTTCCCGAACGGCGTCGACACGCCGGGCGTCGTCCTGATCAAGGTGCGCGCCGAGCGCATTCATTACTGGAACGGCGAAGAGGCGGGCGAAATCCGCCCCTGACGCCAGCTTCGCCCGCGCTCGCGCGGCGCACGAATTGAAGGAGCGTCGACCCCTTGGGACCGACGCTCCTCGCCGCGCCTTAGCTTGCCCGCCGGACCTCGTCACGGGTCGGCAGCCGCCAGTTGGGGCGGATATAGTGGCAGGTGTAGCCGTTGGGGAAACGCTCGAGATAGTCCTGGTGCTCGGGTTCGGCCTCCCAGAACGGGCCGGCCGCCGCGACCTCGGTGACGACTTTCCCCGGCCAGAGCCCGGACGCGTTGACGTCGGCGATCGTCTCCTCAGCGATCTCGCGTTGGACGTCGTCCACATAGAAGATCGCCGACCGGTAGCCGAGGCCGCGGTCGTTGCCCTGGCGGTTCAGGGTCGTGGGGTCGTGGATCTGGAAGAAGAATTCGAGCATCCGCCGGAAGCTCGTGATCTCGGGGTCGAAGGTGATCTCGATCGCTTCGGCGTGGGTGCCGTGGTGGCGATAGGTGGCGTTCGGCACGTCGCCGCCGCTGTAGCCCACCCGGGTCGAGACCACGCCGGGCTGTTTCCGGATCAGGTCCTGCATGCCCCAGAAGCACCCGCCGGCCAGAACCGCGCGTTCGGTGGTCGTGCTCATCGCCGTCTCCTTCGATTGGGTCATGGGGAGAATATCGGGACGCCGAGGCGGCTTTTCAAAGCGCCGGATCAGGCGCGCGAAGGACCGGGCTTCTCCAGCATGATGCGCGAGCTCTTCTCGACGAAGTCGCGGATCGCGCCGGACATCATCGACAGCATCAGAGGCACCTCGATCTCGCCCCGGACCAGCGTGTCCTCGACCTCGATCGCGACGCCAACGGACTGCCCCATGGCGGAAATCTGAAGCGCGAGCCTGTCGTCAGCCGTCCAGGAGGACGCGACCATCCCGCCGCCGGGGATGTGCCGCTCCAATGCCGGGAGGCCGTTCTCGATCCGGCGTTTGGCTTCAGTCCGGCCGAGCTTGTGGGGGATCTCGAATTTCAATGCGCAGCTCCCGTCCGTTGAAGGGCGCTGCCTATCATATCTCGCGCGCGCCGGAATGAACGCGTTGCGGCGCTCCTGCGCTCCGTCTTCCCCAATAGGCAAGGACCGATCGTTTCCGGCAACCGTAAGCCGGACGGCCGACGCGACGTCGGTCCTAAGTCGGCGCGCCGTTGTTGCGGGTGATCTGCACCTTGGGCCGACCGTCCACGCCGCCGAAGCTGCGGTAGACATAGTCAGTCTTGCCCGAGTCCGCCGCCTTCAGCGCAAGCGAGGTGATCTTTGCGTGGAACGGCGACAGCGAGCAGGCCGGGTCGGCGTTCGCCGGATCGCCGGTGATCGCCAGCGCCTGGCAGCGGCAGCCGCCGAAGTCGATTTCCTTGCGCGGGCAGGAGGTGCAGGGCTCCTTCATCCAGCTCGTGCCGCGGTAGGCCTCGAACGCGGAGCCGTGCTCCCAGATCTCCGAGAGGCTCCTCTCGGTGACGTAGTCGAACACGAGGTGCGGGATGGTCTCGGCCGCGTGGCAGGGCAGCACCTTGCCCTGCGGCGTGACGTTGAGCGACTGCTTGCCCCAACCGCCGACGCAGGGCTTCGGCAGCCGCGCGTAATAGTCCGGCACCACGGCGTCGATGACGAGCTTGCCCTGAAGCTCCTCCCGAAGCCGCTCGACGGTGGCGGCGGCCGCCATCACCTGCTCACGCGTCGGCATCAGCATGTTCCGGTTCTCGAGCGCCCAGCCGTAATACTGCGAGTGGGCGATCTCGACCCGCCGGGCGCCGAACTCCAGCGCCATGTGCACCAGCGCCTCGATGTTCTCGATGTTGGCGCGGTGGATAACGGCGTTGATGGTCAGCGGCAGGCCAAGCTCGAGCACCTGGCCTGCGAGAATGCGCTTCTTCTCATGCGCGCCCTTGAGGCCCGCGATGCGGTCGGCGTTGTCGGGCAGCGCGTCCTGGATCGACAGCTGGACATGGTCGAGGCCCGCGTCCGCAAGCTCCTTGAGCTTGTCGTAGGTGACGCCAATCCCTGAGGTGATCAGGTTGGTGTAGAGCCCAACCTTCACCGCATGGGCCGTCAGCTCCACGATGTCCTTGCGCGCCGTCGGCTCGCCGCCGGAGAGATGCAGGTGGAGCACGCCCATGGCGGCGGCTTCGGAAAACACCCGCTTCCAGGTTTCGGTGTCGAGCTCCAGCGAGCGCTTCTCGAGGTCCACGGGGTTGGAGCAGTAGGGGCAGGACAAGGGACAGCGGTGCGTGAGCTCCGCCAGCATGCCCAGCGGCGCCGGCGGCGGCACGCGGGTCGCCGTGGACGGGTTCGGAACGGTCATGTCGTTCATTGCGCGTTCCTTTCGTTCGCGCCGAGACCGCGTCTCAGGGCGCCGCCCGGCAAAGCGCGTCTTGCGGGAAAGCGCTTCGGGCATGACGGCGCGACCCGTCGCCGTTGCCGTCGCCCTCAGTCCACATCCAGCACGCGCTTGGCCTGAAGATCGGCCAGCATCTTCTTCACGTCAGCCTCGATCGTCTCGCGCGGAGCCGCGTAGGCGGTCGCGAGATCGTCGACGATCGCAGTCACGGTCCGGACGCCGTCGCAGCGCTCCAGCACGGCGACCGCGATCGGGTCGGGCTTCAGCACGCGCTCGGGCGCGAGCAGGAGCCATTCGTTGCGCACCTCGTCGCGGCGAAGACGCACGCCGCGCGGAAGTTTCGGGACCGCGTCCGAGGAGACCTCGATCATTCCGCGGCCTGGCGGGCGTCGCCGCGCTCGGCCTGGAACGCGTCCGGCCAAGGCTTGGCGTAAATGTAGCCGTGCTCCAGCGCGTCGAGCATGCTCCAAAGCATCGAGCACTTGAACTCCAGGGCCGCAATCGCCGCGTCCTGCTGCTCGCGGGTCTTGGCGTGCTCGAACACGTAGGCGAGGGCGAAATCGCTGTCGCGCTTGGCCTGCACCGGACGCTTGTTGAAGTAAGCGAGCGTCTCGGGCGTCACGTAGTCGTAGTGCGCCAGCATGCCCTCCGACCGCACCTTGATGACGGACGGCGAGAACAGCTCGGTCAGCGACGAGGCGATCGCCTCCAGCAACGATCGGTCGCGGCAGAACGAGATGTAGGCCGTCACCGCGAACTTGGTAGCGGGGAGGGCGAGCCGGCCCGACATGACGGTCTCGCGGTCGAGGCCGAGGTCGTCGGTTAGCTTCAGCCACTTGGCGATGCCGCCCTCGCCCTCGCGCTCGCCGTCATGATCAATGATGCGCTGACGCCACTCGCGCCGCATGCCAGCGTCCTCCAGCCGCGCGAGGATCTGCGAGTCCTTCTGCGGAATGCAGGCCTGATAGAGGTAGCGGTTGAGCGCCCAGGCCTCGACCTCGGTGCGGGTGCACTGGCCCGACTGCAGGCGGATCTGGAACGGATGCCGGCTGTGGTACCGCCGGGCGCCGACGTCGCGAAGACGCGCCTCCAGTTTGGCGTGGGAGAGCAGGTCTGGCATCGCGAAGTCCTCCGCAGATCTCAAGCCGCGGTTGTCCCGCGGTCGTCGAACGTCCGTTCCAAGGCGAGGCCGCCTAGCGCGACCTCCAGCCCGTCTTCCGACACCCGCCATCCGGCCGCCTCGACGGCCGCGCGTTCGGCCGAGCCCTCGACGAGGATACGGTTGGTGTTGTTGATGTGAATGTAGATCTTCTGACCCACCTGCGCACCGTCGAAGGCGTGAAGCGATCCGCCTTCGCCCGAGATGGGCACGTGGCCCATGCGGCGTCCGGTCTTCACGCCGACTCCCGCCTGGCGCATTTCGTCGTCTTCGAACACAGTGCCGTCGAACAGCAGCGCGTCCGCGCCGTCGACGCGGGCGAGCACGCCGGCGTCAACCGTCGCGCATCCCGGTATGTACACCAGCGTCACCCCGTCGCGCGTGATCCCCACCCCGACCGTGTCGCCGCCGGCGTCGCCGATGGTGAGATTCTCGGTCTCGAGATAGAGCGGCACCTTGCCCGGGACGCCGAAGAACTCGATCGTCGAGTCGTCGATGCGGAACGGCTGGTTTAGCGCCACGACCTCTCGCGCCACCATGTCCTTCGCCAGCACCCCGAAAATCGGGTTGGCGTCGAGAATACCGGAGATTTGCGAGGTTGCGTAGACGGTTAGCGGCGAACGCTCGCGCAGCGTGATAAGGCCGTCGACATGGTCGACGTCGCCGTTGGTCAGCACCACAGAGCGAATTGGAGTCTCGCGCAGACCCGTGGGCTGCAGCAGAGGGGTCGCCAGGATCTGGGAGCGCAAGTCGGGCGACGCGTTGAACAGCGTCCAGCGCCCTTCACCGGTCTCGACCGCAATCGACGACTGGGTCCGGCGCTTCACGCGTGGATCGTTCTTCCACGCGAGATCGCACACCGGACAGCGGCAATTCCACTGAGGAAAGCCGCCGCCGGCGGCAGAACCGAGAACGACAAGGCGCAACGCCATGATG is drawn from Methylopila sp. 73B and contains these coding sequences:
- a CDS encoding alpha/beta hydrolase: MPYIETLDKVRLFYNDWGVGKPIVLIHGWPLNADMWEYNASFLAENGFRVIAYDRRGFGRSDQPWSGYDYDTFAADLKALLDGLDLNDAALVGFSMGGGEIARYLARYGADRISKVALVAAVTPFMLKTDEHPNGADKSLFDGFVDDLKKDRPHFLAGFGKQFFGAGLLNFSVSSDILQWAQGLALQASPKATIDCVRAFSETDFRADMATFTVPTLIIHGSGDETVPAKISGQEAAKLVPSATYIEYDGAPHALTYTERDRFNADLAAFLA
- a CDS encoding class I SAM-dependent methyltransferase, which codes for MARRAADTAAEILAALGPVAGRGILDVGCGHGRLSAALARQGARMIAVDPDGAAVAAARQAAPDLRVEQAGAEALPFPDASFDGVVMLNSLHHVPRESLAAALAEIARVATPDAPIVIVEPLAEGTFFDAMRPLEDETAIRAAAQAALDEASADGGPLVLESVEEFERVEPFRDVEQFLERLVAVDPARRSALPAARGEVERLFAELSEPTALGATLRQPLRMHRLRRA
- a CDS encoding CaiB/BaiF CoA-transferase family protein; translated protein: MTRPLEGLLVVALEQAVAAPTCTMRLADAGARVIKLERIEGDTARHYDRSVKGISAYFAWLNRGKESAALDLKSTDDLALAHALVAKADVFVQNLAPGASVRLGLGAKDLVARHPRLIALDIVGYRQSTPARGLRAYDMLVQAESGICSVTGTPEEAVKVGVSIADIGTGMNAHAAVLQALYERERTGRGKAIEIAMFDSMAEWMAVPFLHYEHQGRITPRTGLSHASIFPYHVADCVDGGVVIVVQSPAEWVRFCEGALGRPDLVADPRFADNPLRVENRDALAAIIQETFGPATRAAMIECLEAHQLAWAKVSDVRDMAAHPALTRMTATLASGETFDLPTSPLTAATTCARPPELGEHTAAIRAEVAAALAPAEA
- a CDS encoding acyl-CoA dehydrogenase family protein, translated to MTTAARETYAEIRESVAKLCAQFPGAYWRDLDREMTYPSAFVEALTAAGYLSVLIPEQYGGVGLPLSAAAAVLEEIQLQGCNGAACHAQMYIMGALLRHGSDAQKARYLPAIASGALRLQAFGVTEPTSGTDTSSIKTFARRDGDHYVVNGQKIWTSRAEHSDLMLLLARTTPKEQAAKRTDGLSVFVVDMAEALKTGMTIRPIRTMMNHATTEVFFDDVRVPAENLVGEEGKGFRYILSGMNAERILIASECVGDAKWFIQKATAYARERSVFGRPIGQNQGVQFPIAKAYAAMRAAELMVREAAEKFEAGLDCGPEANMAKMLAADASWEAANACVQTHGGFAFAEEYDVERKFRETRLYQVAPISTNLVLSYIAEHVLGLPRSY
- a CDS encoding LysR substrate-binding domain-containing protein, which codes for MDVHQLKTLIHVAELGSLSKAADRLRIAQPALSRQIRMLEQEIGQPLFERHGRGMQITDVGRDVLAHATRIMAELDAIRATTSGGGSSYRGAVTIGMTSTVAEIATVPLATRVKREHPQLAIRFASAFSGHVLDWLQRGEVDIGISYDPQPMRSLRIRPVMTESLLLVGAGAEGLDRSEAVAFASLAGRDLVLPSPRHGLRAIVEDCARKAGIVLTASVEADSFGGMIALVRGGFGPTILPLAPIYAQVERGELSAAPLVDPAPTRRVVLAFPADRPVSPAARFVGDAFMEIAADLVGRGVWLGHKLAPDRA
- a CDS encoding tripartite tricarboxylate transporter substrate-binding protein; protein product: MGMVFRRLAAAAALAFVSTVAPVSAQDFPKGPVTMLVPFAAGGPTDVVARLVARVMEKELGQPVLVENATGAGGTLASGRLARATPDGQTILLHHMGITTSATLYRKLAYDPKTSFGFVGQVTTVPMLLVSRPNFEPADFKALLAYIKDNKDKVSLANAGPGAVSHICGMLFMQLTGVKLTTVPYKGTGPAMTDTMGGQVDLLCDQTTGATGPVKTHKVKAYATATAERIPVLPDVPTAAELGLKGFEVGVWHGMYVPAGTPAPVVDKLNAALKAALHDPETVRRFAELGTAPVSDAEATPEGLKAKYFAEIDRWAPIIRAAGEYAD
- the ripB gene encoding (R)-specific enoyl-CoA hydratase RipB/Ich (Second step in itaconate degradation.), whose protein sequence is MTDSLPAYKIVGERRFRETSGLYFEDFEPGDIYEHRPGRTLLDVDNVWFTLLTMNTQQVHFDAAYADKTEWRKLLVDSTFTLALLTGMSVRTVSAKVVANLGWDKVKATAPVFAGDTLYAESTVLSKRESKSRPHQGIVTVLTRGVNQDGAEVMSFERTMLVYRRGQSPEEAANY
- a CDS encoding pyridoxamine 5'-phosphate oxidase family protein, coding for MSDLTITDLAEKMRDIDFAMLFTTTDNGALAGRPMSNNRDVDYAGDSFYFTFEQSRTVSDVERDPKVSLSFQGSKGLLGKPPLFVSVQGVAELIRDKSAFEAHWTKDLDRWFPNGVDTPGVVLIKVRAERIHYWNGEEAGEIRP
- the msrA gene encoding peptide-methionine (S)-S-oxide reductase MsrA; this translates as MSTTTERAVLAGGCFWGMQDLIRKQPGVVSTRVGYSGGDVPNATYRHHGTHAEAIEITFDPEITSFRRMLEFFFQIHDPTTLNRQGNDRGLGYRSAIFYVDDVQREIAEETIADVNASGLWPGKVVTEVAAAGPFWEAEPEHQDYLERFPNGYTCHYIRPNWRLPTRDEVRRAS
- a CDS encoding polyhydroxyalkanoic acid system family protein, which codes for MKFEIPHKLGRTEAKRRIENGLPALERHIPGGGMVASSWTADDRLALQISAMGQSVGVAIEVEDTLVRGEIEVPLMLSMMSGAIRDFVEKSSRIMLEKPGPSRA
- the pqqE gene encoding pyrroloquinoline quinone biosynthesis protein PqqE yields the protein MTVPNPSTATRVPPPAPLGMLAELTHRCPLSCPYCSNPVDLEKRSLELDTETWKRVFSEAAAMGVLHLHLSGGEPTARKDIVELTAHAVKVGLYTNLITSGIGVTYDKLKELADAGLDHVQLSIQDALPDNADRIAGLKGAHEKKRILAGQVLELGLPLTINAVIHRANIENIEALVHMALEFGARRVEIAHSQYYGWALENRNMLMPTREQVMAAAATVERLREELQGKLVIDAVVPDYYARLPKPCVGGWGKQSLNVTPQGKVLPCHAAETIPHLVFDYVTERSLSEIWEHGSAFEAYRGTSWMKEPCTSCPRKEIDFGGCRCQALAITGDPANADPACSLSPFHAKITSLALKAADSGKTDYVYRSFGGVDGRPKVQITRNNGAPT
- the pqqD gene encoding pyrroloquinoline quinone biosynthesis peptide chaperone PqqD → MIEVSSDAVPKLPRGVRLRRDEVRNEWLLLAPERVLKPDPIAVAVLERCDGVRTVTAIVDDLATAYAAPRETIEADVKKMLADLQAKRVLDVD
- the pqqC gene encoding pyrroloquinoline-quinone synthase PqqC codes for the protein MPDLLSHAKLEARLRDVGARRYHSRHPFQIRLQSGQCTRTEVEAWALNRYLYQACIPQKDSQILARLEDAGMRREWRQRIIDHDGEREGEGGIAKWLKLTDDLGLDRETVMSGRLALPATKFAVTAYISFCRDRSLLEAIASSLTELFSPSVIKVRSEGMLAHYDYVTPETLAYFNKRPVQAKRDSDFALAYVFEHAKTREQQDAAIAALEFKCSMLWSMLDALEHGYIYAKPWPDAFQAERGDARQAAE